In Nostocoides sp. HKS02, the DNA window CGGACTCCTTGGTTGGCAGGTCAGGACGGACGACACAGGACGGACAACAGCTCGTATGCCACGTGCGCGGCGGCGATGCCCGTCACCTCGGCGTGGTCGTACGCGGGCGCGACCTCGACGATGTCGGCGGAGACCACGTCGAGGTCGGCAAGCGCACGAAGCATGACGAGGACCTCGCGCGACGTCAACCCTCCGGCTTCGGGGGTGCCGGTGCCGGGCGCATGGGCCGGGTCGAGGACGTCGATGTCCAGCGAGACGTAGACGGGCGCGTCGCCCAGCCGCTCACGCATCTGCTCGACGGCGGCACCGAGACCACGCAGCTCGACGTCCTCGCACGTGATGGTGGCGAAGCCGAGCCGCTCGGTGTCGGGGAGGTCGCTGGCGGCATACAGGGGGCCACGAATGCCCACGTGCATCGAGTGCTTCAGGTCGATGAGCCCTTCCTCCGACGCGCGCCGGAACGGCGTGCCATGGGTGTAGGGCGATCCGAAGTAGGTGTCCCAGGTGTCGAGGTGGGCGTCGAAGTGCAGCACGGCGACCGGTCCGTGTCGTTCGGCCATGACGCGCAGCAACGGCAACGCGATCGTGTGGTCGCCGCCCAGGGTGAGCAGCCGAGGGACCGATGCGGTCAGCGCCCGCGCGCCGGCCTCGATCTCGCCGATCGCCGCGGCGATGTCGAAGGGGTTGCAGGCGATGTCGCCGGCATCGACGACCTGTTGGGCGCTGAACGGCTCGACGTCCAGTGCGGGGTTGTAGGGCCGCAGCAGCCGCGATGCCTGTCGGATGTGCGCCGGCCCGAACCGCGCACCAGGTCGGTAGCTCACGCCGCTGTCGAACGGCACCCCGACGACAGCGACGTCCGCGCGCT includes these proteins:
- the speB gene encoding agmatinase → MVDRLLPRVTNGDIIGPVDASQVPRYAGAATFARLPRIDEVERADVAVVGVPFDSGVSYRPGARFGPAHIRQASRLLRPYNPALDVEPFSAQQVVDAGDIACNPFDIAAAIGEIEAGARALTASVPRLLTLGGDHTIALPLLRVMAERHGPVAVLHFDAHLDTWDTYFGSPYTHGTPFRRASEEGLIDLKHSMHVGIRGPLYAASDLPDTERLGFATITCEDVELRGLGAAVEQMRERLGDAPVYVSLDIDVLDPAHAPGTGTPEAGGLTSREVLVMLRALADLDVVSADIVEVAPAYDHAEVTGIAAAHVAYELLSVLCRPS